The window TACTGGTGTTTCTATGTTGTCCTTTCTGAGCCTTTTTACAAATTCGAAAGCTTTTTGAAGAGTCATTCCTGCTTTGAGAGCTCTCATGGATGCACGCTGTATTACAGGTCCGTCGGCTGTGGGATCGGAAAAGGGCATTCCCAATTCGAGGATATCCACCCCGGCTGTGCAGAGAGTTTTTGCTATTTCAAAGGATTTTTCGATTGAAGGGTCTCCAGCGGTTATGTATCCTACGAGAGCTTTTTCTCCTTTTTCTCTTAACTTACCAAACACTTTTCCTATGCGATTCATGGTTGCCACCTAACCTTTCTTTTCAAGTGTAAGTTGATCACGAAAAGACTTCAAAAAACATTAAGACGGCTGGTTTCGATATCGCCACACCATTTCAAGATCTTTGTCTCCTCTTCCGGAAAGATTTACTATGAGCACATCATCTGGTTTTCTTTGCCTGGCTTCCACCATAGCCCAGGCAAGGGCGTGAGCACTTTCAAGCGCCGGGATGATTCCTTCGTAGCGAGAAAGCGCGTCGAAAGCATCAAGAGCTTCATCATCCCTAACGGACACATAGTGAACTCGACCGATCTCTTTAAGATAGGCGTGTTCTGGTCCCACGCCGGGATAATCAAGTCCTGCCGCTATTGAGTGAGCTTCTCTGATCTGCCCATGTTCGTCCTGAAGGACGTAGGACTTAGATCCGTGAAGCACACCGACCTCACCGGCTCCGAGGGTTGCCGAGTGTTTTCCCGTCTGAAGTCCTTTTCCTGCCGCTTCGACCCCGATCATTTCCACAGGATCATCCAGAAAGGCGTAAAAAAGCCCCATAGCGTTGCTTCCCCCACCTACGCAGGCTATGAGACAATCCGGCAGGCGTCCTATAGCTTCCTGCACCTGGGATTTTGCTTCTTCCCCGATGACTTTTTGAAATTCCCTCACCATGAGTGGATATGGGTGAGGACCTGCGACGGAGCCGATGACGTAAAAAGTGTCTCGAACCGTCTGAACCCAGTAACGCATCGCCTCATTCATGGCGTCCTTGAGAGTTCCCGTGCCGCTTGCTACAGGCACCACTCTTGCTCCCAGGAGTTCCATTCTTTTTACATTCGGCGCCTGGCGCTTTACGTCTTCCGTTCCCATGAAAACCGTGCACTCCATTCCAAGAAGAGCCGCGGCAGTGGCGGTGGCCACACCGTGCTGACCTGCTCCGGTTTCTGCAATAATTTTCCGCTTGCCCATGCGCTTTGCAAGAAGAGCCTGTCCAATAGTGTTGTTGATTTTGTGGGCTCCGGTGTGAGCAAGATCTTCTCGTTTGAGAAATATTCTGGCTCCACCAGCATATTCAGAAAGCCTTTTTGCATAGTATAAAGGCGTAGGACGCCCAACATAGGTTTTTAAGTAGTAGTTTATTTCATCAAGAAAGCTCTGATCATGGCGGTAAGTCATAAAGGCTTCCTCAAGTTCCAGGAGTGCGGGCATGAGAGATTCCGCTACATAACGTCCCCCATAAATACCAAAATGACCTCTTTTGTCTGGAACCAGTTCCCGAATTTTCACCGTTTCTGCCTTTTTTGCACAGACTGTCATCATGTCCTCCCTTTTTCTGAAAACACTGGTTTAACTTCCCAGCTTATTTCTGTTGAGTCCACAACTCTTATGAGAGTTTCTATAAGCTTTGGATCTTTTATCCCTGGAGATTTTTCTACGCCAGAACTTACGTCAACCCCGTCGGCCTGGGAGTGCCTGAGAGCTTCTGAAGCATTTTCTGGACTTATACCTCCTGCGATGAGATAGGGTTTACCGTATTTTCTTAGTTCACTTGCATCTTTCCATGTCCAGGACTCTCCTATACCACCCAATCCCTTCCCACCACGTTCGGCAAGAAAGGCCGAAGCGCTTGATGATTTGGCTCTGGTAAAAGATGGTTCTCTCGCATGAAAAAATGCTTTTATGACCGTAATTTCTCTGGACTCAAGTTCTCGAATCAGTTCATCCGGCTCATTTCCGTGTAACTGAACTGTTCTGATTCCTGTTTTTTCAACAATTCTCAAAACATCTTCAAGATCTGGATTTACGAAAACGCCAACAACTACGCCTTCAAAAGCAAGACTTATTTCCTTAGCTCGATTTACCTCTACAAAACGTGGACTCCGTGGATAAAAGACGCATCCAATGGCGTCCACCCCAATTTTTGAACAGAATTCTGCATCTTCCGGACGTGTGATGCCGCAAATCTTAACCTGCACCGGTCTCATGTTAATCAATCCCTCGCAAATGCTTTATCATCTGCCCCGGATCTTCTGATTTCATGATAGACTCACCAACCAGGAAGCATCTAATACCGGTTCCGGTTGTGATCTTTTCTATGTCTTCACGCTTATGAATGCCGCTTTCGGAAACTCCTATGTGAAGCTTGGGATCAAGATATCCAGCAAGGCGAAGGGTGGTTTCAAGGGAGATGGTAAACGTTGTAAGATCGCGATTATTTATGCCGATAATGGTTGCTCCGGTGCTGAGAGCCTTTTCCATATCGGCTTCGTCATGAGTTTCAACCAGAACGTCAAGGGAAAGTTCGTCGGCCAGGGCAATAAGATCAGCAAGTTCTGATTCTGAAAGAATTCGAGCGATCAAAAGAACAGCATCGGCATTCCATGCGGCAGTTTCGTAAAGCTGGTAAGTGTCCAGGATAAAATCTTTTCTCAGGACGGGAATTTCTACAGATTTTTTCACAGTAGCAAGATCGTCAAGGCTTCCCTGGAAAAACTTCTTTTCGGTAAGAACCGAAATCGCCGATGCTCCCGCCGATTCGTAAGTTTTGGCCCATAGAGGCACACTAAAGTCCGATCGAATAAGCCCCTTCGATGGCGATGCTCGTTTGATTTCAGCAATTATGTGAATTCCGTTTCCGATTTTGGAAATGGCTTTACGAAATGGACGTTCGTTTTTCCTGAGTTTTGCGAATTCTTCCGCCCTGGGTATGAGTCCGCTCATGGGCATGCGGCGTTTTGCATCTGCGAGTTCTTCCTTCTTCCAGTTCAGGATTTCTTGCAGACGATTAGATTTTGTCATGTCTTGTTTGCCTCCAGCAATCCTGATCAGGAAGCAGATTGGGTAAAGTCTATCAGCGCCTTGAGCTTACCCAAGGCAGCTCCACTGTCTATGCTTTCTCTGGCAAGATTGATCCCTTCCCGAACAGTTTCAGCCTTGCCTGCAGCCATCAAGGCAAAGGCGCTGTTAATAAGCACAACGTTTCGCTTGGGACCCTGTTCGTCTCCGCTAAGTATTGACTGAAGAATAGCAGCGTTTTCTGTGGGGTTACCTCCCTTAAGGGATTCTTCATCTGCGCGTTCGCCGAAGTAATGTTCTGGATAAACATCGTAGGTTTTTATGATACCGTTTGCAAGTTCGGTTACTCGAGTGGGCGCACAGACTGAAACTTCGTCCAATCTATCATGTCCGTGAACTACGAAGGCTCGCCTAGCCCCCAGGCTCTTAAGAGCATTAGCAAACATTTCCGTTAGCTCTGGTGCATAGACTCCTATAAGCTGACAGTGAGCTCCGGCGGGGTTTGTAAGTGGACCCAACATGTTGAAAAGGGATCTGATGCCAAGTTCTTTGCGAGGTTTTGCCGCATGTTTCATAGCGCCATGGTAAAGTGGGGCAAAAAGGAATCCGATGCCGATTTCATGGATCGCTTCTTCAACTACTTCTGGCGGCACGTCCAGCTTTACACCTAAAGCCTCCAGAACATCGGCGCTTCCACAGGAACTCGATACCGATCTGTTACCGTGTTTTGCTACCGTAACACCACATCCGGCAACCACAAAGGCTGTGGTGGTTGAAATGTTAAACGTATTGGCTCCGTCTCCGCCAGTTCCGCAGGTGTCCACAATAGTTGAAGCCACAATTTGAAGTTTTTTTGCTTTAGTTCGCATTGATCTAGCCGCACCGGAAAGCTCCTCGGCTGTTTCCCCCTTTGTAGCCAGTGCCGCCATAAAGGCGCCTATTTGAGCTTCAGTCAGCTTTCCTTCAAACAGTTCATCCATGGTTTTCATCATCGTCTCTTCTGACAGGTTTTCCTTTACAACTATTTTTTTCAGAACATTGGAAAACATAGCGTTTCCTCCTGAGCGAGTTTTGATCTATAGGAACGCACAACCGTGCGTTCTAGCTAGCCTGATAGCCGATTCCCGTTTGTGACCATTTCTTTAAAGTTCCTGAGAATTCTTTTTCCCACGGGTGTACCTATAGATTCTGGATGGAACTGGATGCCTTCTATTGGGTAAACTCGGTGACGAATACCCATGATTTCTCCATCATCTGCTACTGCACTGATTTCGAAAAATTCTGGGAGACTTTCTTTCTCTACGGCAAGAGAATGATAGCGCATAGCAGGGAAGGGTTTGGTGATGCCTTGAAAGATAGTTTTTCCGTCTGTTGTCACCATGGAAGTTTTTCCGTGCATAAGCCTTCTAGCGAAGGTAATGATTCCGCCAAAGGCCTTTGCAATAGCTTGATGCCCCAGGCATACGCCGAGAATGGGCACTACCCCTGCAAAACGTCTTATAACGTCGATAGTGATACCTGCTGATTCGGGTCGCCCAGGTCCTGGGGAAATGACAATACCCTGGGGACGCATCCGAATCAGTTCGTCCACCGATATAGCGTCGTTTCTAAAGACTTTAAGTTCACAACCCATATCCCCGAGATACTGGGCAAGGTTGTAAGTAAAAGAATCGTAGTTATCTATCAGGACGATCATTGATGAAATCCTCCTTTATGTTGTTTGTTGCTGTATGAGCAAGGATGAGCTCTGGTAGTCTTGCAAGAGCTCTTTCCATGGCTTTTGCCTTATGGATCGTCTCAAGCCTTTCTCTTTCCGGATCCGAATCCGCCACGATACCGGCTCCCGCCTGCACAGTTAGCACTCCGTTTTTGATTGCGGCTGTTCTTATGGTTATCGCCATGTCCATGTTCCCCTGAAATGACACATATCCAACCGCTCCACCGTAGGGACCTCTAGGACGACCTTCCAGATCGGCGATTATCTGCATAGCTCGCACTTTTGGCGCTCCTGTAAGAGTTCCAGCAGGGAAGGTCGCTTTGAAAAGATCCCATGCATCAAGCCCCTTTTTAAGTTCCGCCTGAACGTGAGACACAAGGTGCATAACGTGGGAATATCGCTCCACAACCATGTATTCTGTGACTTGCACTGTGCCCATTTCGGCGACTCGCCCCAGATCGTTTCTTCCGAGGTCAACAAGCATAACGTGTTCTGCTCGTTCCTTTTCGTCCTGGAGTAATTCGTCAGAAAGTCGCCGGTCTTCTTGCTCTGTTGCACCTCTGGGTCTTGTCCCTGCAATGGGTCTCAGGGAAGCTATGCCTTTTTCAAGCCTCACCATGGTTTCCGGGGATGAACCCACAAGAGTTGTATCGCCCAGTCGGCAAAAGAAGAGATAGGGAGATGGATTTATGAAACGCTGAAGGCGATAAAGAAGCCATGGATCAGGAGCGTTAGAACAGATAAACGGCTGAGAAAGGACTATTTGAATGGCTTCACCCTCAGCAATAAATCGTTTTGCCTGAAGAACTGCGTTTCTGAAGTCTTCTGGTTGAACGGGAGAATGCAACTCAAAGGATAAATTCACCTGTGATGAGTGTATAGGGAGATAGCCCAGGTGTTTGCTCATTATGAGTTGGTAAAGCTCTTCCAGGCGTTCTTCACCTTCTCTAGCAATTTCCAACGTTGGTTGATCGCGGGCTGGTAGCACAAGGCTTATCAAAGTTATAGTATGGCGACGATTGTCAAAGACGATGATGTCTGACGGGAGGACGAAGTGAGCCATGACGGCATCTTCAGGGAGGAGATTTGGAACGGGTTCAAAGAAAGAGATCATTTCGTAACAGACGTATCCGACGAGTCCCCCCCAGAATCTGGGGAGTGCCGAGAGATCGAAAAGCTCTGGAGGCGGTGCGGAAAATCCCTTCATGAATGTCCGCAGAACTTCAAGTGGATCTCCCTTGTGCTCCTGCACAATAGTGGAGCTGTCTTTTGAGGAGCTAATCTCAACGGTTTTTTTGAATACTTTGATGTGATAATGAGTGCCAACCCCAAGAAAGCTGTATCTTCCCCATCGTTCACCTCCCTCGACGCTTTCCAGAAGAAAAGTTCCGTCGCGATGATACACACGCTTAAGCATGGACACGGGAGTTTCTATGTCTCCTAGCGTTTCAGTAAAGAAAGGAATGACAGGTTGAACCGATGGAATCCTTCTAAAATGATCCATAAGGCGTTCTAAGGTGTTGATATCAGGAAACGATCTTATGCGCATTGTTTAATTGCTCCTTCCTGGAATGTGTTGGTTTGATCATTTGATTCAAGGCTTTTCATTGCTTCGTTTATTATCCGCAAGTGATGCATGAGTTCAGCGAATTCTTCTAGAGTAAGCGACTGAGGACCATCGCTTAGAGCTTTCTCAGGACTGTTGTGCACTTCAACCATAATGCCGTGAACACCAAGACTGCAGGCGGCTCGACTAAGCGGTATAACCTGTTCTCGGCGTCCTGAAGCGTGGCTGGGATCAATAATCACAGGAAGGTGGCTTTCCTTCATGACGAAGAGAGCTGCGGAGAGATCCAGGGTATTTCTACTGTGGTTGCCGAAAGCCCTGATTCCCCGCTCGCAGAGTATAACCTGGCTGTTTCCTTCATGAAGGATATATTCGGCTGCCATAAGCCATTCTTCCACAGTTGATGACATGCCTCGTTTTAACAATACGGGCTTTTTGGATTTTCCGGCTCGTCTGAGAAGCGAAAAATTTTGCATATTTCGCGCGCCGATTTGAATGACATCGCAGTATTCTTCCACGATATCGAAGAGTTCATGGTCGAGCGCTTCAGATATAACGGGCATACCTGTCTCTTCACGAACTTTTGCGAGAATCTTCAGCCCTTTTTCTCCAAGCCCTTGAAAAGAATAGGGGGATGTTCTTGGTTTATAGGCACCACCTCTGAACATTGTGGCTCCTTGAAGCTTTACGTGATGAGCGATGGTTAGGGCTTGGGTTTCACTTTCGATGGCACAGGGTCCTGCGATGACAGCAAACTCCATGTTTTTCCCTATGAAGCATGAACCTGCCTGGACCATTGTATCACGAGGGTTGAATTCTCTACTTACAAGTTTGTATGGCTTTGTGACGGGGATGGTTTCTTTAACACCCGGGCAGGAATCGAATAAAGCGGGGTCTATGGGGTGATCATTTCCTACGATCCCAATAGCTGTTCGTTCTCTACCTGGTATTGGGCGAGCGTCATAGCCGGCTTTTTGGGCTTTTTCTATGACTCTTTGTATGTCCTCCTCGGAAGCATTTTTTTTCATTACCACCAACATTGGTGCTCTCCTTCCTGAACTGAGTTGTTCCTAAATAAAAAAGCCGTGGGGGAAATCATCCCACGGCTTTAAAAACACGAAAGCCGTGGGAATCTCTGGGACTCCCACGGCTTTTGCCTGCTATTTTAATCTAATCACCCAACGGCGCACCCGTGGTGAGTCCCTTTTATGGGCCACCACCAGCGCCAGTTTTTAACATTGAGTGATATATTTTTATTTTCCATTTTCTGCCTCCTCAGCCATCCTTCTAATCCAAATAGATTAGGTTAGTCAAGAGCAAATCAAGGTGTTCGAAAATTCTTTATCAAATGAAAAATCTATCATCTTTGCTTTTAGTTCCATTATTGTTGGACAATACGACAAGCTAAAAACCAAACTGATATGAGAAATAAAGCCTTATACCCTTTTCTCTAAGTAGCTCTCTTATTTGAGGCGGAGTTTGATAAGTTACAGCAATTAGTATGCGATCCCCTGGGAAAAGATGCTCTATTTTTGCAAGTTTTTTAAGAAAATCTTCAACGTCTTTCTTTTTGAATTGGCTCTTACACTCGCCTATTATCCAGACTGTTTTTCCGTCTTTGTAACCCTTCCCGAGAATGTTAACTTCTTCGTATCGTCCGGGCCCAAGTTCTACAAAGTCTCTCTTTAGATCCTCAACATCAATACCTTCGTCTTTTTTAAGCAATCGTGGAAGATACACAAAAGCTCGATCTTCCAAAACATATCCAACCGAGTGGGAAAGTTTACCAAGCTCTTCTCTGGTTTTTCTATGTTCCCCGACAAGCTTTTTTAGCTCTTCCTCGGTTTTCTTCTGAGCTTCAGCCAGTTCATTGAGTCTTTGTTCAGTTTTCTTCTGGGCTTCAGCGAGTTCATTGAGTCTATGTTCGGTTTTCTTTTGAGCTTCGGCGAGTTCATTGAGTCTATGTTCGGTTTTCTTTTGAGCTTCAGCGAGTTTTTTAACTATTTCCTTGAGTTCGTTGAATTCCCTTTTGGTTACGGACTCCTCTCTTTGCCGCTCAATTTCTTCTACAAGAGTAATCAAGACGTCCCGAAGGTCTGGTGGGACTTTTTCTAGTTTTCTGAGAAATGTTACGCTAATCATTTTCAAGTCTAGCCTCGAGCGAATTTTATGTCGATATTAATTAATAGTCCAATATTTAGGACATTTCCACAAAATTTTGTGGCTGTTCCAGAGTTTGTTGTTGAAGATGGTATGAATTTGTGGTTAAGCCATAAGGGCTGTAAGGTTAAAGGAAGCTCTAGCTATGAAAGTTATCCGCTATCTAATACTTGTTGTTACTACAAGATGTAACCTCCAGTGTCGGTATTGTTATAACGGTGAGATTTGCTATACAACTGATATGCCAGAGAATATCCTCAGGCAAGCCCTAGAGATCGTTGGTGAAGGCAAAAGTCCTATTCATATTCAAATAACCGGGGGAGAACCTGCTCTTGTGCCGAATAAAATCGATGTGATCTTGGAAAGTGTTCGAAAGAAGCTGGCAAGGCCGTATACTGTTGGGATTCAAACTAATGGAACCCTGATTAGTCCAGATCTAGCTAAAAAATTTAAAATGTACGGAGTTCAAGTTGGAATTAGCCTGGATGGTCCCCCTGGAATTAACGAAGTTTTAAGGGGTAAAACAGGGGCTACCTTGCGAGGAATGGCGATCCTTGAACATTACAGGGTGCCTTTTTGGATAACAACAGTGGTTACAGCTCAAAATCTCCCATTTTTGGACAAACTTGCCTATATGCTTGCTGGATTCAAGGAAGTTAAGGGAATTGGATTGGATCTTCTGGTTAGGAAAGGACGAGCTTTCTCCAGTAGCGAAATTGCTCTACCGGAACCCAATGAACTACGTAAATCTGTCAAATCTTTCCTTATGGCTTTAGATGAGATAAATCGTAGACGCTCTGTGCCGATAGTTCTGAGAGAACGGGAAAAACTCAAAAAAGCTCTTGCTGGTTTTCGCCAAAGTTTTTTCTGCCACGCTTCTAAGGGAGAAAGCATGGCTGTGATGCCAGACGGATCGATCTTCCCTTGCGGGCAAACTGCCGGGGATCCAAAGTTTTTTGCAGGAACAGTATGGAACTTTGATAGAGAAAAGCTTGGTTCTCTTGGTTCCTTTAGAGTTTCTGAAAGCGTGTGTAAAGACTGCTCACTGGAAAAAGTCTGTCCTGGTGATTGTCCAAGCCGTGTAACTTATAATGGGCAGGATGCGAATCTTATATGCAGCATATATCGGGTAATATCGGAAGTGATGTCCCAAAAAGGGAGTTTTAAATAGATGAAAAATGCATTGAGGATTGGCCTGATTCATCTTGCGGTGGCTCATAAACGATTTGAAAATAACTTTAACGATCTTATGAAGCTTATAGATCAAGCCATTAACCATGGTGCACAGATTGTTGTGACACCAGAACTTGCCCTTTCCGGGTATTCCTTCCGTAGCCGTAGCGATATACTACCTTATACTGAATCCGCAAATGGGCCGGTTATTTCGAAACTTTCTCAGGTGGCAAGGGGTTCTTCTGTATATATATGTATAGGTGTTGCAGAAAGAGATGATAAAACCGGAATAATTTATAACTCTGCTTTCGTGATCAATCCCAATGGTGAGGTTGTTTGTCGCTACAGAAAAATCAGCGCTGAAAGTAGATGGGCTTGTTCCGGGAGTCCTTATCAGGACAATGTGTTTGAAACTCCATGGGGACGAGTGGGAGTGTTAATTTGCGCAGATTCTTACTATGGCTTGATACCACGCTGCACTGTTCTAAGGGGAGCTGATTTGATCATAGTTCTTGCAAACTGGCCTCCATCTGGCATGGATCCAAGGGAATTGTGGCGTGCTAGAGCTATCGAAAACGGGATCTTCGTTGTTGCTTGTAACCGAAGTGGAATTGATCTCATAATGGACTGTTGTGAAGCCCCATCCTGTGCGTATGATCCCGTGGGAAGATCAATTTTTGAGGGAATCAGTAAGGATTCAACTGTTTTCTTGGTAGATCTTCCCCTTTCAGGAAATGGTCGCCTGGAGAACGGTTACCGAGAAGATCGTCTGAAGACCCGTTCTCTGGATTTATACAGAGAATGTGCGTTGAATCTATGGCCGGTTCGAGATCTTACTTCTTTTCTGGGACTTCCGGCTTGCGGAATGCTTTCCACTGTTTGTGTAGTGCCTGCCGAAAATGAACACCCTGTTGAGGCCCTGAATAGATTGATGAAGCATCAAGCAATACAGAAAGGAGCTTTATGCATTCTCCCGGCTTTCGAATCTAGCGATGTAATTCTGGAAGCCCTCAGGTCTGTAACCAAGGTTAGTCAAATCGGAATATTGTGGCGTGATGGGTATATTAGTGGAAATGGCTACATAATGATAAAAGATGGGGATGTCGTTAGATATGATGAGTTTCTGACAGGTGGAAGTGGAGAAAGAGCTCTACCAGAGTTTGATTTTGGCCCGGCAAGGATTGCAATTGCACCTTTTAAAGTTCTCGAGCATCCCGAAGTGGCTGTGGCGTTAGCCAAAAAGGGATGTGACATAGCAGTGTCATCAGAGTGGTTTCTTGAAGGGGAGTGGAGGATCATCGGAGGGGTGCGGACAGTTGAAAATATTGCAGTAGCAATATGTGGTTCGAATGGAGCTGGTATTTGGATTCCTCCGCATGGGCATGAACGATGGGGAGAAGTAATCGCTGGTAGAGGTGAATACTGTTTATTCAATGTTGATACTTCCCACACAAGGTGTAAACGCTTCCAGGATCGTGTGGATTTTGAACTTCTTCTAAGGGGCGAAAAACAATAAATAGTGCTAATTTTCGGACATCCTCTCCAAAGTGTAGGAGCGACTGGCCGGTCGCCCCAAAAAAACGGACAGCAAGGCTGCCGTCCCTCTCGAGACAGCGGTAGAAAATATTGAGAGGGTCGTCGTCCTCGGCGACCAATACACTTTTATCGGTGTATTTCTAGAACATGCTCCAAAAAGGTGAGGGTGTTCAAAAAGCGGGCGATATGTTCGTAGCACCGGCCATTCCACGATATAGGTTTATACGTGTAGAAGATATTGTAGGGGCGCACGGCCGTGTGCCCTACACTAAAACATCATTAAAGAAACACTGCCTACATAATTGGTCTCTCATTTTTGGGGAGCAGTTCACTGCTGCAAAGGGCTAATTGACACATTGCCCCAAAAACC of the Thermodesulforhabdaceae bacterium genome contains:
- the trpB gene encoding tryptophan synthase subunit beta; the protein is MMTVCAKKAETVKIRELVPDKRGHFGIYGGRYVAESLMPALLELEEAFMTYRHDQSFLDEINYYLKTYVGRPTPLYYAKRLSEYAGGARIFLKREDLAHTGAHKINNTIGQALLAKRMGKRKIIAETGAGQHGVATATAAALLGMECTVFMGTEDVKRQAPNVKRMELLGARVVPVASGTGTLKDAMNEAMRYWVQTVRDTFYVIGSVAGPHPYPLMVREFQKVIGEEAKSQVQEAIGRLPDCLIACVGGGSNAMGLFYAFLDDPVEMIGVEAAGKGLQTGKHSATLGAGEVGVLHGSKSYVLQDEHGQIREAHSIAAGLDYPGVGPEHAYLKEIGRVHYVSVRDDEALDAFDALSRYEGIIPALESAHALAWAMVEARQRKPDDVLIVNLSGRGDKDLEMVWRYRNQPS
- a CDS encoding phosphoribosylanthranilate isomerase, encoding MRPVQVKICGITRPEDAEFCSKIGVDAIGCVFYPRSPRFVEVNRAKEISLAFEGVVVGVFVNPDLEDVLRIVEKTGIRTVQLHGNEPDELIRELESREITVIKAFFHAREPSFTRAKSSSASAFLAERGGKGLGGIGESWTWKDASELRKYGKPYLIAGGISPENASEALRHSQADGVDVSSGVEKSPGIKDPKLIETLIRVVDSTEISWEVKPVFSEKGRT
- the trpC gene encoding indole-3-glycerol phosphate synthase TrpC, coding for MTKSNRLQEILNWKKEELADAKRRMPMSGLIPRAEEFAKLRKNERPFRKAISKIGNGIHIIAEIKRASPSKGLIRSDFSVPLWAKTYESAGASAISVLTEKKFFQGSLDDLATVKKSVEIPVLRKDFILDTYQLYETAAWNADAVLLIARILSESELADLIALADELSLDVLVETHDEADMEKALSTGATIIGINNRDLTTFTISLETTLRLAGYLDPKLHIGVSESGIHKREDIEKITTGTGIRCFLVGESIMKSEDPGQMIKHLRGID
- the trpD gene encoding anthranilate phosphoribosyltransferase, whose protein sequence is MFSNVLKKIVVKENLSEETMMKTMDELFEGKLTEAQIGAFMAALATKGETAEELSGAARSMRTKAKKLQIVASTIVDTCGTGGDGANTFNISTTTAFVVAGCGVTVAKHGNRSVSSSCGSADVLEALGVKLDVPPEVVEEAIHEIGIGFLFAPLYHGAMKHAAKPRKELGIRSLFNMLGPLTNPAGAHCQLIGVYAPELTEMFANALKSLGARRAFVVHGHDRLDEVSVCAPTRVTELANGIIKTYDVYPEHYFGERADEESLKGGNPTENAAILQSILSGDEQGPKRNVVLINSAFALMAAGKAETVREGINLARESIDSGAALGKLKALIDFTQSAS
- a CDS encoding aminodeoxychorismate/anthranilate synthase component II; this encodes MIVLIDNYDSFTYNLAQYLGDMGCELKVFRNDAISVDELIRMRPQGIVISPGPGRPESAGITIDVIRRFAGVVPILGVCLGHQAIAKAFGGIITFARRLMHGKTSMVTTDGKTIFQGITKPFPAMRYHSLAVEKESLPEFFEISAVADDGEIMGIRHRVYPIEGIQFHPESIGTPVGKRILRNFKEMVTNGNRLSG
- a CDS encoding anthranilate synthase component I family protein, producing MRIRSFPDINTLERLMDHFRRIPSVQPVIPFFTETLGDIETPVSMLKRVYHRDGTFLLESVEGGERWGRYSFLGVGTHYHIKVFKKTVEISSSKDSSTIVQEHKGDPLEVLRTFMKGFSAPPPELFDLSALPRFWGGLVGYVCYEMISFFEPVPNLLPEDAVMAHFVLPSDIIVFDNRRHTITLISLVLPARDQPTLEIAREGEERLEELYQLIMSKHLGYLPIHSSQVNLSFELHSPVQPEDFRNAVLQAKRFIAEGEAIQIVLSQPFICSNAPDPWLLYRLQRFINPSPYLFFCRLGDTTLVGSSPETMVRLEKGIASLRPIAGTRPRGATEQEDRRLSDELLQDEKERAEHVMLVDLGRNDLGRVAEMGTVQVTEYMVVERYSHVMHLVSHVQAELKKGLDAWDLFKATFPAGTLTGAPKVRAMQIIADLEGRPRGPYGGAVGYVSFQGNMDMAITIRTAAIKNGVLTVQAGAGIVADSDPERERLETIHKAKAMERALARLPELILAHTATNNIKEDFINDRPDR
- the aroF gene encoding 3-deoxy-7-phosphoheptulonate synthase, giving the protein MLVVMKKNASEEDIQRVIEKAQKAGYDARPIPGRERTAIGIVGNDHPIDPALFDSCPGVKETIPVTKPYKLVSREFNPRDTMVQAGSCFIGKNMEFAVIAGPCAIESETQALTIAHHVKLQGATMFRGGAYKPRTSPYSFQGLGEKGLKILAKVREETGMPVISEALDHELFDIVEEYCDVIQIGARNMQNFSLLRRAGKSKKPVLLKRGMSSTVEEWLMAAEYILHEGNSQVILCERGIRAFGNHSRNTLDLSAALFVMKESHLPVIIDPSHASGRREQVIPLSRAACSLGVHGIMVEVHNSPEKALSDGPQSLTLEEFAELMHHLRIINEAMKSLESNDQTNTFQEGAIKQCA
- a CDS encoding radical SAM protein — its product is MKVIRYLILVVTTRCNLQCRYCYNGEICYTTDMPENILRQALEIVGEGKSPIHIQITGGEPALVPNKIDVILESVRKKLARPYTVGIQTNGTLISPDLAKKFKMYGVQVGISLDGPPGINEVLRGKTGATLRGMAILEHYRVPFWITTVVTAQNLPFLDKLAYMLAGFKEVKGIGLDLLVRKGRAFSSSEIALPEPNELRKSVKSFLMALDEINRRRSVPIVLREREKLKKALAGFRQSFFCHASKGESMAVMPDGSIFPCGQTAGDPKFFAGTVWNFDREKLGSLGSFRVSESVCKDCSLEKVCPGDCPSRVTYNGQDANLICSIYRVISEVMSQKGSFK
- a CDS encoding nitrilase-related carbon-nitrogen hydrolase, with amino-acid sequence MKNALRIGLIHLAVAHKRFENNFNDLMKLIDQAINHGAQIVVTPELALSGYSFRSRSDILPYTESANGPVISKLSQVARGSSVYICIGVAERDDKTGIIYNSAFVINPNGEVVCRYRKISAESRWACSGSPYQDNVFETPWGRVGVLICADSYYGLIPRCTVLRGADLIIVLANWPPSGMDPRELWRARAIENGIFVVACNRSGIDLIMDCCEAPSCAYDPVGRSIFEGISKDSTVFLVDLPLSGNGRLENGYREDRLKTRSLDLYRECALNLWPVRDLTSFLGLPACGMLSTVCVVPAENEHPVEALNRLMKHQAIQKGALCILPAFESSDVILEALRSVTKVSQIGILWRDGYISGNGYIMIKDGDVVRYDEFLTGGSGERALPEFDFGPARIAIAPFKVLEHPEVAVALAKKGCDIAVSSEWFLEGEWRIIGGVRTVENIAVAICGSNGAGIWIPPHGHERWGEVIAGRGEYCLFNVDTSHTRCKRFQDRVDFELLLRGEKQ